Proteins encoded in a region of the Triplophysa rosa linkage group LG14, Trosa_1v2, whole genome shotgun sequence genome:
- the phldb1b gene encoding pleckstrin homology-like domain family B member 1 isoform X8, with amino-acid sequence MCLPAEGLVSEKHVRDPHVPERVRDDTLVMDSLNRNLTGGIKSHQVLQSTPLDLIETGKVLKVQAERPHLVSLGSGRLSTAITLLPLPEGKTTLGLGAMDINIQGPGIAAQHCFIENKTGIITLHPCGNQCSIDALPVSKPVRLSQGCMLCFGQSAFFRFNHPEEAFRMKSMMPEGGQTGSVKSQALTDSENLVNGNHPSGAPESHLVTNKKVRLEHSAIVSSIEKDLQDIMDSLVMDDPQPSSSKKPSGQPISQSPLSPMLNGGGRFLLSPPTSPGAMSVGSSYENTSPPFSPLSSPSAASSGSYTSPSPSGCQDQIHMLPPVPVRSSSYNYTSQPPIPQPRTILPSGGGGGPKVLESPRLQRKALLEAPPSPKPARRGLNQDNSGAKTPDSPLQITLLPSVSISTAPTDAPSVSRLQVPGSPRLTPKFSTASPSFSPSRTKAAIVLHDRPSSPFREQPQPDRSSTSSPSHQLSPPSRSFQPPLDPIVHIIQGGPPHQRTLQPPESPRLTRRNLEGSSMRELPPLSPSMARRGFPVLPGALPGTLRTPESPSPRTVPESPRLRRKAGSPTEDQFSPRAVRARSPSPTSGLMGEGGGRKASFGNSLSSAFSLGSLPGSSPRSSPRSHRKMSAGHRDLRMPHPGMRERKNSITEISDNEDDLLEYHRCQREERLREQEMERLERQRLETILNLCAEYNKGDGPPGDLGRMGVSGLGSREGLNVRRPSVESVSSVSSRVAQRYLKEDCNSSEGSQFNGRNPTGLLNGQNGQAEDSGSASIGRLELGYLEEERVRVLAKVDELKARITELEQQLQESKQEAEMERALLQGERQAELEQIEAETEIINQLQRKLSEVESTFQREKDKERANVDAEREALERLQDGYNELTSQLHNCPESLREQLQEQLKREAETFEVATKQFEDLEFQQLEKESSLEEERETISQQLLQDRAQYHSSITKRKEKVAALEAQASQLGMQAAQECERLAKDRSITLQQLQKEKERLANLERRYQSLTGGKTFPKSTSSLKEVYRSRLDSDSSQSSLRPKVSAGLSPTYTTATLGRNTPARSALMVANSTGSLPRNLAATLQDIETKRQLALQQKGQQVIEEQRRRLAQLKQKAAVEAQCQWEALHGSQMQLNNPFTSSPSPVVHHSILHHTSPSAGEQPYDTLSLESSDSMDTSISTGNNSACSPDNMSSASGMDALKIEEMEKMLKEAQLEKARLMESRERETQTRKVMLDEERRRREEAEKRLEEETVHRQQLIEKEVKMRAKNFSQARPMTRYLPIRKEEFDLRSHIESSGHNVDTCYHVILTEKMCKGYLVKMGGKIKSWRKRWFVFDRLKRTFSYYADKHESKLKGVIYFQAIEEVYYDHLRSATKKGFFNLNLTNSPNPSLTFCVKTHDRLYYMVAPSAEAMRIWMDVIVTGAEGYTQFMN; translated from the exons GACCCTCATGTTCCAGAGCGAGTAAGGGACGACACACTGGTCATGGATAGCCTGAACCGAAATCTTACCGGTGGGATCAAGTCTCACCAGGTGCTCCAG AGCACTCCACTGGATTTGATCGAGACTGGGAAAGTGCTCAAAGTCCAGGCAGAGCGCCCCCATTTGGTCAGTCTGGGAAGTGGCCGTCTCAGCACAGCCATCACACTGTTGCCCTTGCCTGAAG GCAAGACCACTCTGGGTCTTGGAGCTATGGACATCAACATCCAGGGCCCAGGGATTGCAGCTCAACATTGCTTTATAGAGAACAAGACTGGAATCATTACCCTGCACCCCTGTGGAAACCAGTGTAGCATTGACGCACTTCCTGTCAGCAAGCCTGTTCGCCTGTCTCAAG GCTGTATGCTGTGTTTCGGCCAATCCGCCTTCTTCCGCTTCAATCACCCCGAGGAGGCTTTCCGAATGAAAAGCATGATGCCTGAAGGAGGACAGACAGGCAGTGTGAAAAGCCAGGCCCTCACAG ATTCTGAGAACCTGGTCAATGGGAACCACCCGTCAGGTGCACCAGAATCTCACCTGGTTACCAACAAGAAAGTGCGTCTGGAACACAGTGCCATTGTCAGTTCCATTGAGAAGGACCTTCAGGACATTATGGACTCATTAGTCATGGATGACCCACAACCGTCTTCCTCTAAGAAACCTTCTGGCCAGCCCATCTCCCAATCTCCACTGTCCCCCATGTTAAATGGAGGTGGCCGATTCCTTCTCTCTCCTCCAACGAGCCCTGGTGCTATGTCTGTGGGCTCCAGTTACGAGAATACCTCCCCTCCTTTTTCCCCTCTCTCATCCCCATCGGCGGCCAGCAGCGGCAGCTACACAAGTCCATCCCCGAGTGGTTGTCAGGACCAGATTCACATGCTTCCTCCTGTGCCAGTTAGGTCCTCTAGTTACAATTACACCAGCCAGCCACCCATACCTCAGCCACGGACCATACTGCCCAGCGGAGGCGGTGGTGGGCCAAAGGTTCTTGAGAGTCCAAGACTACAGAGAAAGGCTCTATTAGAAGCACCGCCGAGCCCAAAGCCTGCCCGCAGGGGTTTGAACCAAGATAACTCGGGGGCTAAAACCCCCGACAGCCCCTTACAGATTACCCTTCTGCCCTCAGTCTCAATCTCCACCGCTCCAACTGATGCCCCATCTGTCAGTCGGTTGCAAGTTCCAGGAAGCCCCAGACTGACCCCCAAATTCTCTACTGCATCTCCATCATTCTCACCCTCCAGAACTAAAGCTGCTATTGTCCTTCACGATCGACCCTCAAGTCCCTTCAGGGAGCAGCCTCAACCAGATCGCTCCTCGACGTCCAGCCCCTCACACCAGCTCTCCCCACCCTCCCGATCTTTCCAGCCTCCTTTGGACCCCATTGTCCATATCATTCAGGGCGGACCTCCACACCAACGCACACTACAGCCTCCTGAATCTCCGCGGCTGACCCGCAGGAACCTCGAAGGGAGCAGCATGAGGGAGCTTCCCCCTCTCAGCCCCTCCATGGCTCGCAGGGGGTTTCCTGTGCTCCCGGGAGCACTGCCAGGAACCCTGCGCACTCCGGAGAGCCCATCCCCGAGAACTGTCCCAGAGAGCCCCAGACTAAGGCGGAAAGCAGGGTCTCCTACAGAGGACCAGTTCAGCCCTCGTGCGGTGCGTGCCCGTAGCCCCTCGCCCACCTCGGGACTGATGGGGGAAGGTGGCGGGCGGAAGGCCAGTTTTGGGAACTCGCTCTCTTCGGCCTTCAGCTTGGGTTCTCTGCCTGGATCATCGCCCCGCTCCAGTCCGAGAAGCCACAGGAAGATGTCAGCGGGCCACAGGGACCTCCGGATGCCTCACCCTGGCATGAGAGAGCGCAAAAACAGCATCACGGAGATCAGCGACAACGAGGATGACCTTCTGGAGTATCATCGGTGCCAAAGAGAAGAGCGACTCAGAGAGCAGGAAATGGAAAGGCTG GAACGACAGCGATTGGAGACGATCTTAAACCTCTGTGCGGAGTACAATAAGGGCGACGGGCCACCGGGCGATCTGGGCAGGATGGGCGTCTCCGGGCTCGGCTCCAGGGAGGGGCTTAACGTCAGACGTCCTTCTGTGGAAAGCGTGAGCAGCGTTTCCTCAAGAGTGGCGCAGAGATACCTGAAGGAAGACTGCAACAGCAGTGAGGGCTCACAGTTCAACGGACGAAACCCGACAGGTCTGCTGAACGGACAGAATGGACAG GCAGAGGACTCAGGATCAGCCAGTATCGGCCGTCTGGAACTGGGGTACCTGGAGGAGGAGCGGGTTCGAGTGCTGGCAAAGGTAGATGAGCTGAAAGCTCGAATCACAGAACTGGAGCAGCAACTTCAGGAGTCCAAACAGGAG GCGGAGATGGAGAGAGCTCTTCTGCAGGGAGAGAGACAGGCTGAGTTGGAGCAGATCGAGGCCGAGACGGAGATTATCAACCAGCTGCAACGCAAACTCAGTGAAGTGGAGAGCACCttccagagagagaaagacaag GAGAGGGCTAATGTTGACGCGGAGCGGGAAGCCCTGGAGAGGCTTCAGGATGGGTACAATGAGTTGACCAGCCAGCTGCATAACTGCCCCGAATCTCTGAGGGAACAGTTACAGGAACAACTCAAGAGG GAAGCGGAGACTTTTGAAGTTGCGACCAAGCAGTTCGAGGACCTGGAGTTTCAGCAGTTAGAGAAGGAGAGCAGTCTGGAGGAGGAACGCGAGACCATCAGTCAACAGTTGCTTCAGGACAGAGCTCAGTACCACAGCAGCATCACCAAACGAAAG GAGAAAGTTGCTGCTTTGGAAGCCCAAGCCAGTCAGTTGGGCATGCAAGCGGCTCAGGAGTGTGAGAGACTGGCCAAAGACAGAAGCATCACCTTGCAGCAGCTTCAGAAG GAAAAGGAGAGGCTTGCCAATCTGGAGAGAAGATACCAGAGTTTAACAGGAGGGAAGACTTTCCCCAAGAGCACCAGCTCTTTAAAGGAG GTTTATCGCTCACGATTGGACAGCGACTCCAGCCAATCGTCTCTGAGACCTAAAGTCAGCGCCGGTCTGTCCCCCACATACACTACAGCTACACTCGGACGCAACACCCCTGCCAGG AGCGCTTTGATGGTAGCCAACAGCACCGGGAGTCTCCCACGCAACCTGGCAGCCACGCTGCAGGACATCGAGACCAAGAGGCAGCTGGCCCTTCAGCAGAAAG GCCAGCAAGTTATCGAGGAGCAGAGGCGGCGTTTGGCCCAGCTGAAGCAGAAGGCTGCAGTGGAGGCTCAGTGCCAGTGGGAGGCGCTCCATGGCTCTCAAATGCAGCTCAACAACCCCTTTACCTCCAGCCCCTCGCCGGTCGTACATCACTCCATCCTGCACCACACTTCGCCCTCTGCTGGCGAACAACCCTACGACACCCTCAGTCTGGAGAGCTCAGACAGCATGGACACCAGCATCTCCACGGGAAACAACTCCGCCTGTTCCCCCGACAACATGTCCAG TGCCAGCGGTATGGACGCATTGAAGATTGAGGAGATGGAGAAAATGCTGAAAGAGGCACAACTGGAGAAAGCTCGACTCATGGAGTCCAGA GAGCGTGAGACTCAGACACGTAAGGTGATGCTGGACGAGGAGAGGAGAAGGAGAGAGGAGGCGGAGAAGAGACTGGAGGAGGAGACGGTACACAGGCAGCAGCTGATAGAGAAGGAGGTGAAGATGAGGGCCAAAAACTTCTCTCAG GCGCGCCCCATGACACGATACCTGCCTATACGTAAAGAGGAGTTTGATCTCCGATCCCACATCGAGTCCTCAGGTCACAACGTGGACACGTGCTACCACGTGATTCTCACCGAGAAGATGTGCAAGGGCTATCTTGTCAAGATGGGAGGAAAGATCAAGTCCTGGAGGAAGCGCTGGTTCGTCTTTGATCGCCTCAAAAGGACTTTCTCCTACTACGCCG ATAAACACGAGAGCAAATTGAAGGGCGTCATCTACTTCCAGGCCATCGAAGAGGTTTACTATGATCATCTCCGTAGTGCCACAAAG AAAGGATTTTTCAATCTGAATTTGACAAAC AGCCCCAACCCCTCCCTGACGTTCTGTGTAAAGACCCACGACAGGCTTTACTACATGGTGGCCCCCTCCGCAGAAGCCATGAGAATATGGATGGACGTGATCGTGACGGGAGCCGAGGGCTACACGCAGTTCATGAACTGA
- the phldb1b gene encoding pleckstrin homology-like domain family B member 1 isoform X10 codes for MEALCLLDIWQKDPHVPERVRDDTLVMDSLNRNLTGGIKSHQVLQSTPLDLIETGKVLKVQAERPHLVSLGSGRLSTAITLLPLPEGKTTLGLGAMDINIQGPGIAAQHCFIENKTGIITLHPCGNQCSIDALPVSKPVRLSQGCMLCFGQSAFFRFNHPEEAFRMKSMMPEGGQTGSVKSQALTDSENLVNGNHPSGAPESHLVTNKKVRLEHSAIVSSIEKDLQDIMDSLVMDDPQPSSSKKPSGQPISQSPLSPMLNGGGRFLLSPPTSPGAMSVGSSYENTSPPFSPLSSPSAASSGSYTSPSPSGCQDQIHMLPPVPVRSSSYNYTSQPPIPQPRTILPSGGGGGPKVLESPRLQRKALLEAPPSPKPARRGLNQDNSGAKTPDSPLQITLLPSVSISTAPTDAPSVSRLQVPGSPRLTPKFSTASPSFSPSRTKAAIVLHDRPSSPFREQPQPDRSSTSSPSHQLSPPSRSFQPPLDPIVHIIQGGPPHQRTLQPPESPRLTRRNLEGSSMRELPPLSPSMARRGFPVLPGALPGTLRTPESPSPRTVPESPRLRRKAGSPTEDQFSPRAVRARSPSPTSGLMGEGGGRKASFGNSLSSAFSLGSLPGSSPRSSPRSHRKMSAGHRDLRMPHPGMRERKNSITEISDNEDDLLEYHRCQREERLREQEMERLERQRLETILNLCAEYNKGDGPPGDLGRMGVSGLGSREGLNVRRPSVESVSSVSSRVAQRYLKEDCNSSEGSQFNGRNPTGLLNGQNGQAEDSGSASIGRLELGYLEEERVRVLAKVDELKARITELEQQLQESKQEAEMERALLQGERQAELEQIEAETEIINQLQRKLSEVESTFQREKDKERANVDAEREALERLQDGYNELTSQLHNCPESLREQLQEQLKREAETFEVATKQFEDLEFQQLEKESSLEEERETISQQLLQDRAQYHSSITKRKEKVAALEAQASQLGMQAAQECERLAKDRSITLQQLQKEKERLANLERRYQSLTGGKTFPKSTSSLKEEYLKLSDVYKMYGSDFHDTQLTTVSSHGLSLALDPAVSPREEYVTVGQLNQMYGMPKVESSPTSPPQLLQSSLTDSAFSSLPSPHGSSLSLSFERQSEWGRPDVPALDLELWYQEVMAAGDLNQLCPPPLPAKAFSTRKPVQVYRSRLDSDSSQSSLRPKVSAGLSPTYTTATLGRNTPARSALMVANSTGSLPRNLAATLQDIETKRQLALQQKGQQVIEEQRRRLAQLKQKAAVEAQCQWEALHGSQMQLNNPFTSSPSPVVHHSILHHTSPSAGEQPYDTLSLESSDSMDTSISTGNNSACSPDNMSSASGMDALKIEEMEKMLKEAQLEKARLMESRERETQTRKVMLDEERRRREEAEKRLEEETVHRQQLIEKEVKMRAKNFSQARPMTRYLPIRKEEFDLRSHIESSGHNVDTCYHVILTEKMCKGYLVKMGGKIKSWRKRWFVFDRLKRTFSYYADKHESKLKGVIYFQAIEEVYYDHLRSATKSPNPSLTFCVKTHDRLYYMVAPSAEAMRIWMDVIVTGAEGYTQFMN; via the exons GACCCTCATGTTCCAGAGCGAGTAAGGGACGACACACTGGTCATGGATAGCCTGAACCGAAATCTTACCGGTGGGATCAAGTCTCACCAGGTGCTCCAG AGCACTCCACTGGATTTGATCGAGACTGGGAAAGTGCTCAAAGTCCAGGCAGAGCGCCCCCATTTGGTCAGTCTGGGAAGTGGCCGTCTCAGCACAGCCATCACACTGTTGCCCTTGCCTGAAG GCAAGACCACTCTGGGTCTTGGAGCTATGGACATCAACATCCAGGGCCCAGGGATTGCAGCTCAACATTGCTTTATAGAGAACAAGACTGGAATCATTACCCTGCACCCCTGTGGAAACCAGTGTAGCATTGACGCACTTCCTGTCAGCAAGCCTGTTCGCCTGTCTCAAG GCTGTATGCTGTGTTTCGGCCAATCCGCCTTCTTCCGCTTCAATCACCCCGAGGAGGCTTTCCGAATGAAAAGCATGATGCCTGAAGGAGGACAGACAGGCAGTGTGAAAAGCCAGGCCCTCACAG ATTCTGAGAACCTGGTCAATGGGAACCACCCGTCAGGTGCACCAGAATCTCACCTGGTTACCAACAAGAAAGTGCGTCTGGAACACAGTGCCATTGTCAGTTCCATTGAGAAGGACCTTCAGGACATTATGGACTCATTAGTCATGGATGACCCACAACCGTCTTCCTCTAAGAAACCTTCTGGCCAGCCCATCTCCCAATCTCCACTGTCCCCCATGTTAAATGGAGGTGGCCGATTCCTTCTCTCTCCTCCAACGAGCCCTGGTGCTATGTCTGTGGGCTCCAGTTACGAGAATACCTCCCCTCCTTTTTCCCCTCTCTCATCCCCATCGGCGGCCAGCAGCGGCAGCTACACAAGTCCATCCCCGAGTGGTTGTCAGGACCAGATTCACATGCTTCCTCCTGTGCCAGTTAGGTCCTCTAGTTACAATTACACCAGCCAGCCACCCATACCTCAGCCACGGACCATACTGCCCAGCGGAGGCGGTGGTGGGCCAAAGGTTCTTGAGAGTCCAAGACTACAGAGAAAGGCTCTATTAGAAGCACCGCCGAGCCCAAAGCCTGCCCGCAGGGGTTTGAACCAAGATAACTCGGGGGCTAAAACCCCCGACAGCCCCTTACAGATTACCCTTCTGCCCTCAGTCTCAATCTCCACCGCTCCAACTGATGCCCCATCTGTCAGTCGGTTGCAAGTTCCAGGAAGCCCCAGACTGACCCCCAAATTCTCTACTGCATCTCCATCATTCTCACCCTCCAGAACTAAAGCTGCTATTGTCCTTCACGATCGACCCTCAAGTCCCTTCAGGGAGCAGCCTCAACCAGATCGCTCCTCGACGTCCAGCCCCTCACACCAGCTCTCCCCACCCTCCCGATCTTTCCAGCCTCCTTTGGACCCCATTGTCCATATCATTCAGGGCGGACCTCCACACCAACGCACACTACAGCCTCCTGAATCTCCGCGGCTGACCCGCAGGAACCTCGAAGGGAGCAGCATGAGGGAGCTTCCCCCTCTCAGCCCCTCCATGGCTCGCAGGGGGTTTCCTGTGCTCCCGGGAGCACTGCCAGGAACCCTGCGCACTCCGGAGAGCCCATCCCCGAGAACTGTCCCAGAGAGCCCCAGACTAAGGCGGAAAGCAGGGTCTCCTACAGAGGACCAGTTCAGCCCTCGTGCGGTGCGTGCCCGTAGCCCCTCGCCCACCTCGGGACTGATGGGGGAAGGTGGCGGGCGGAAGGCCAGTTTTGGGAACTCGCTCTCTTCGGCCTTCAGCTTGGGTTCTCTGCCTGGATCATCGCCCCGCTCCAGTCCGAGAAGCCACAGGAAGATGTCAGCGGGCCACAGGGACCTCCGGATGCCTCACCCTGGCATGAGAGAGCGCAAAAACAGCATCACGGAGATCAGCGACAACGAGGATGACCTTCTGGAGTATCATCGGTGCCAAAGAGAAGAGCGACTCAGAGAGCAGGAAATGGAAAGGCTG GAACGACAGCGATTGGAGACGATCTTAAACCTCTGTGCGGAGTACAATAAGGGCGACGGGCCACCGGGCGATCTGGGCAGGATGGGCGTCTCCGGGCTCGGCTCCAGGGAGGGGCTTAACGTCAGACGTCCTTCTGTGGAAAGCGTGAGCAGCGTTTCCTCAAGAGTGGCGCAGAGATACCTGAAGGAAGACTGCAACAGCAGTGAGGGCTCACAGTTCAACGGACGAAACCCGACAGGTCTGCTGAACGGACAGAATGGACAG GCAGAGGACTCAGGATCAGCCAGTATCGGCCGTCTGGAACTGGGGTACCTGGAGGAGGAGCGGGTTCGAGTGCTGGCAAAGGTAGATGAGCTGAAAGCTCGAATCACAGAACTGGAGCAGCAACTTCAGGAGTCCAAACAGGAG GCGGAGATGGAGAGAGCTCTTCTGCAGGGAGAGAGACAGGCTGAGTTGGAGCAGATCGAGGCCGAGACGGAGATTATCAACCAGCTGCAACGCAAACTCAGTGAAGTGGAGAGCACCttccagagagagaaagacaag GAGAGGGCTAATGTTGACGCGGAGCGGGAAGCCCTGGAGAGGCTTCAGGATGGGTACAATGAGTTGACCAGCCAGCTGCATAACTGCCCCGAATCTCTGAGGGAACAGTTACAGGAACAACTCAAGAGG GAAGCGGAGACTTTTGAAGTTGCGACCAAGCAGTTCGAGGACCTGGAGTTTCAGCAGTTAGAGAAGGAGAGCAGTCTGGAGGAGGAACGCGAGACCATCAGTCAACAGTTGCTTCAGGACAGAGCTCAGTACCACAGCAGCATCACCAAACGAAAG GAGAAAGTTGCTGCTTTGGAAGCCCAAGCCAGTCAGTTGGGCATGCAAGCGGCTCAGGAGTGTGAGAGACTGGCCAAAGACAGAAGCATCACCTTGCAGCAGCTTCAGAAG GAAAAGGAGAGGCTTGCCAATCTGGAGAGAAGATACCAGAGTTTAACAGGAGGGAAGACTTTCCCCAAGAGCACCAGCTCTTTAAAGGAG GAATACTTGAAGCTGTCGGATGTTTATAAGATGTACGGGAGTGATTTCCATGACACCCAGCTCACCACCGTTTCCTCGCACGGCCTCTCGCTTGCCCTTGACCCGGCTGTATCCCCCCGTGAG GAGTATGTGACCGTGGGTCAGTTAAACCAGATGTATGGGATGCCGAAGGTGGAGTCTTCTCCCACCTCTCCTCCTCAATTACTTCAGTCTTCTCTCACAGACTCCGCCTTCTCCAGCCTCCCCTCCCCTCACGGCTCCTCCCTCTCGCTCTCCTTTGAG CGTCAGTCGGAGTGGGGCAGGCCTGACGTGCCCGCTCTAGATTTAGAGCTCTGGTACCAGGAGGTGATGGCAGCTGGAGATCTGAACCAGCTCTGCCCTCCTCCCCTCCCGGCTAAAGCTTTCTCAACACGCAAGCCCGTGCAG GTTTATCGCTCACGATTGGACAGCGACTCCAGCCAATCGTCTCTGAGACCTAAAGTCAGCGCCGGTCTGTCCCCCACATACACTACAGCTACACTCGGACGCAACACCCCTGCCAGG AGCGCTTTGATGGTAGCCAACAGCACCGGGAGTCTCCCACGCAACCTGGCAGCCACGCTGCAGGACATCGAGACCAAGAGGCAGCTGGCCCTTCAGCAGAAAG GCCAGCAAGTTATCGAGGAGCAGAGGCGGCGTTTGGCCCAGCTGAAGCAGAAGGCTGCAGTGGAGGCTCAGTGCCAGTGGGAGGCGCTCCATGGCTCTCAAATGCAGCTCAACAACCCCTTTACCTCCAGCCCCTCGCCGGTCGTACATCACTCCATCCTGCACCACACTTCGCCCTCTGCTGGCGAACAACCCTACGACACCCTCAGTCTGGAGAGCTCAGACAGCATGGACACCAGCATCTCCACGGGAAACAACTCCGCCTGTTCCCCCGACAACATGTCCAG TGCCAGCGGTATGGACGCATTGAAGATTGAGGAGATGGAGAAAATGCTGAAAGAGGCACAACTGGAGAAAGCTCGACTCATGGAGTCCAGA GAGCGTGAGACTCAGACACGTAAGGTGATGCTGGACGAGGAGAGGAGAAGGAGAGAGGAGGCGGAGAAGAGACTGGAGGAGGAGACGGTACACAGGCAGCAGCTGATAGAGAAGGAGGTGAAGATGAGGGCCAAAAACTTCTCTCAG GCGCGCCCCATGACACGATACCTGCCTATACGTAAAGAGGAGTTTGATCTCCGATCCCACATCGAGTCCTCAGGTCACAACGTGGACACGTGCTACCACGTGATTCTCACCGAGAAGATGTGCAAGGGCTATCTTGTCAAGATGGGAGGAAAGATCAAGTCCTGGAGGAAGCGCTGGTTCGTCTTTGATCGCCTCAAAAGGACTTTCTCCTACTACGCCG ATAAACACGAGAGCAAATTGAAGGGCGTCATCTACTTCCAGGCCATCGAAGAGGTTTACTATGATCATCTCCGTAGTGCCACAAAG AGCCCCAACCCCTCCCTGACGTTCTGTGTAAAGACCCACGACAGGCTTTACTACATGGTGGCCCCCTCCGCAGAAGCCATGAGAATATGGATGGACGTGATCGTGACGGGAGCCGAGGGCTACACGCAGTTCATGAACTGA